In the Primulina tabacum isolate GXHZ01 chromosome 15, ASM2559414v2, whole genome shotgun sequence genome, TGTGGCCAGAGCTTCTGAGCTGATATGTCCTCAAGTATTAATCCTTTGCATGTATGAAAATTTGTTGCTCTATTTCTTCCAGTGTAATGCAAAATATGTTAGAAAATGCTTGTTTATCTTAACtttgtttgaataaaaatatttaggCAGGAGGAAGTAAACCTTCATGTGGAGAAGTTGTGGATGTTGTTTCATGTGGATCCCTCAATCTGAGGGAACCTAATGGTAAATGTAGATGCTTTTTCAACAATGATGTGCTCATGTTAGTTGTTgtgcaaaatatttttgtaaGAAATATAGATGCTGAATTGAGAACTTCTTCACTTACATTCCAAGTTAATTCTTCCAGATGCTTCAACCGGACATCCTGACATCAACAAAGGCATTTCTGGGGTTGTAAAAAGGTTCAAGCAGAGGAGAAGTCGAACTAATAACCATGCGTCAGACAGCCTTTCTGATATTGATGATGCTGAGGTATATGCTTCATTAATTCATATCCATCACCTGGGTTTGGTTTCTCAAAGATTGTAACTAGCGATGATAGAAGATAAACTTCTGCTTTATCTAGAACACCTTTACTTTGATCGCTATGCCAAGTGCCTCATTTTGGGGTGCCCATGACATTGCTCCAACTCAGGAGGTTTTTGAGTTCATTCTATTTCTTCAAGCACTTGGAATTTTGTACATGTAAACTGAAAACTTAAATTATTCTTCAGaatttgttaaaaaataaaaatttagtgtGCCAGGTAACCCAATACTGAAGAGCCTTTGGCTGTTTCCTCATAGCTAAGTAACCTATATACCTTAGTAATGACTCATGAGGGAGATGTATGGTGGCAGACTGCAGACTGATGAAAACGAGCAGCTCCCTGCTCTCAATATTTGGAAATTTAACTGTCCAGTTTATAAAATCTTGGGAATGTGCAATATTTTTTTAGTTCCGTCCAAGTCTTCTTTTACCTGTTGCTCTCCTGCTCTCAATATTTGGAAATTTAACTGTCCGGTCtaataatcataaaattttgGGCGTGTGCAAATTTTTCTTTATTCCATCCAAGTCTTCTTTTACCTGTGGCAATAGTCGAAAATTTTGCCCCACCCCACCAAGTCCTAAACAGTCTGCCACTATAGTTAAATATGTGCATCATTTTTACAATTGCTTATGTTCAAGTGCATTTTGTCTCTTTGATAATTTCTTCTTTTATATCTAAGCCTTGTTAGAGTCTCTTTCCAATAAATCATTGAATTCATGTTCTATTGGTGTCTATTTCTGGATTACTGTCAGCATATGACTGGTCCTTACATTTAATGCTGTTTAGGTTAGTAGATATCTCAACACCAAGGAGGAGATGCATTATAAAAGGATGTTATGGGAAGATATCAATGGAAAATATGTAAATGTAATTTCTCATTCCTTCTTCTCTGCTTCTATTCTTTTTCGTTGCCAATTTAGACATCTGATAAATTTCTCCCTAAGAAACAGAAGAAGGcagctgaaagaaagaaaggtTCCCCACTCAAGAAAGCTGCTAAAACCATGGAGAAAGTGAAGTCAACAGTTAGTGTATGTTTAACGATGATATTTTTCATAGTTTGGAGCTCCATTCTATGATTGCTCTGTAATTCATGATAAAATGCTctatgaataaaaaaaaatagaatctAAAGAAGTTGCAATCTTATGATATATTCATGGAATTAGTGGTATTAAATATCATGAATGCTTATATGTTTTTACTGGGATTGTGGATTGTGTTTTTTGTTTGCCAGTTTTTATTATGTTACGAGTATGACAGAATTCCTTTCTTCAGAGGCGAAGTTCAAGAGTTAACTATGAAGCTTTGAAAATTCTAAATGAAGAATTGTTAAGCAtgcttttttattttcaagataGTCTTCAATCGCTAAGTAATTCTGGTAATGCGTTTCACGTGAAACTGGTGCAttactttatttatttaatttgtatacCAGTAAAGCTCGTCGGCATGTCTATGAGTTTTAAACAAAGAATGCACATGCAACATGCTTGAGTAAACATATCGTTGGACGTTTAAAAAAACGATCGATCATTTACTCATACACTACTGATAAAATTGTAGGAACATGATTCCAAGGCATCTCAATCTCAGATCATCACTGCAGATTCTTGTGCTCTTAGAAGTGACCACACGCCAAGCCTTGAAATGCATGGATCTAATGAAAGTAATGACAGTGGTTTCCAGCCGGAGATGAGTTACGATGAAGAGAATGAAACTTCTGCCCCTCATAGTGGTGATTTCTATGGTCAATATGGAGATGAACATGACACTAGGCGATTTTTATAATCGATATGGAGATGAAAATCCCAGCGACAATTATTTTTTGTTCGATTAGGATGAAGTCTTTTGGAAAAATTAGTTGGACTGGCGGTACCATTAGGAATGCGGTTTAATTGTTGCTATGCTATGGGTGAGTAACTATCACGCACGAATTCTACTAGAATGGTGTACTCGTATCATATTTTGTCAGATACGTCCTGCATACTGATATTTGATAAATACATATCGAAACCTTCTACATGCAAAAATAGAGAGATTCATCAAATCAAATGTGGTGGTGATCATATTTTTTTACCATATCCAATGATATTATGTTTTGCCAGCGATAATACTTTTAGAGCCAAATTTTAGTTATTATATAGTAATTGCCAACAGTAAacgtaaattttataaaaaatgaaaattaagtaTGACATTTGAATCCTTGAAAGAGATGATATAGATTATAAATCTCAAATCCTCGgcattattaatatataattatatggtGGTAAAATTGTAAAACTATCTTAGATTTTTGTCCTTTAAatttctttttgtttgtttttactCTTCCTTACATGAAGTATTGGCATGGTGCAAAATATGTTGGTAATTTTATAGTGTCAATATTAATTTGACGTCATGTCAATGCTCTAAAATTATAGCTGTAAAAAGAgtcaaaagcaataaaaaataaaaatgacggGACCAAGACTCAATTGAGAAATGGCAGGACTAATGACCAAACGCAGCCTTAGTTTTTATATAACACTATTATAGTGTATTGTATTCAATCCACTAGGGATTCTTCGACTAtctcttttcccaaattttaaatatcattttttgggAATAAAATATGAATTCCACCTTTGaatatattaaattgttgatttcaattttatataaaattattgttataccataaattattaattttttcaaaaatttaaattgatcttgatataatgtcattatatatttttaaaattaataatgatATTATAACTCAAAATTTTGTATTGATATATTTAGTATCTGCAAAtagttaataaaaataattatgaaattttctTTGATAAAATTGAATAATTTTATGAATTAAAAGTTTACAATCATTTTTGTTAGTAAAGTGACAAACACTACTTATTTACCGTTGTTTGATAGTTGGTAAGCCAAGTTCACTAGTTCTTGCGGACAACCTAGAGGGAAACGTAGTTGACCAAACACGATGTAAGCTGGATTTATCTCCTTCAAGCATCAAATTATCATGAATGAGGCCACTGCACTTGCTAATTGAAGCCACTCTTCCAAATTTAGCCAAAGTTGTTGTAAGCCATTCCAAGTCATCAAATCATCAGTTTCGTCGATGCTGCCCGAGAGGAGACTGTCCTTAAACCATATTCTAGCTGCCAAGTGGCAATTATTTTCCatctttttaaataaataaaaatttatgaaaacTTATGTATTGTCTCAAAAAAAGCGGATGGCTAACCTGGGGCGGAGCCAGGATTCAAAATTATTTGGGGCTGGTTCTGTCCAATActgtatttaataaaataaataattaactaaaaaattaaaatgaaaaatatgtaaaaattGACTTCATGAAAATATAGAACAAGAGTATTTAATCTTTAATACCTTAAAAAACATGAAGCTAAAACACTACTGAAGTTGTgctctttgattttttttaaaataaaactcattaattattaaatcgttatcaattttttcaaccaaatctcgTTCGATGTAGATTACCATTGAATCTCCGAAAAACACTGCTTCCAACTTGTTACGAAGAGCTGTTTTAACAAGTTTCATTGCTGAAAACGCTCGTTCATTGTTGCTGTAGAAACGGGGAGAGTTAAAACAAGACGAATCAACCTGTCAACTAAATAAATATATCAGATTCGATAAATAAGTAAACGACGTagataaaaatgtataaatcacATGTCAATCAAATTGTAGGTTCCTGAATTATTTGTCTGCATTAATCTTCGACATAATTCAGAAATAGTTGATAAATTCTGAAATCTTTCATGGCCAGCATCATCAAGTTTATAGTGATCCAATTGAATTCTCAAGTAATGTAAATCTTGTGAATCGAAATCAAGATAATAGAATTTCTCAGCAA is a window encoding:
- the LOC142528036 gene encoding uncharacterized protein LOC142528036 isoform X3; translation: MAITHKSESPAGGSKPSCGEVVDVVSCGSLNLREPNDASTGHPDINKGISGVVKRFKQRRSRTNNHASDSLSDIDDAEVSRYLNTKEEMHYKRMLWEDINGKYVNKKAAERKKGSPLKKAAKTMEKVKSTVSRRSSRVNYEALKILNEELLSMLFYFQDSLQSLSNSGNAFHVKLVHYFIYLICIPVKLVGMSMSFKQRMHMQHA
- the LOC142528036 gene encoding uncharacterized protein LOC142528036 isoform X1, which gives rise to MAITHKSESPAGGSKPSCGEVVDVVSCGSLNLREPNDASTGHPDINKGISGVVKRFKQRRSRTNNHASDSLSDIDDAEVSRYLNTKEEMHYKRMLWEDINGKYVNKQKKAAERKKGSPLKKAAKTMEKVKSTVSRRSSRVNYEALKILNEELLSMLFYFQDSLQSLSNSGNAFHVKLVHYFIYLICIPVKLVGMSMSFKQRMHMQHA
- the LOC142528036 gene encoding uncharacterized protein LOC142528036 isoform X2, translating into MSSSINPLHAGGSKPSCGEVVDVVSCGSLNLREPNDASTGHPDINKGISGVVKRFKQRRSRTNNHASDSLSDIDDAEVSRYLNTKEEMHYKRMLWEDINGKYVNKQKKAAERKKGSPLKKAAKTMEKVKSTVSRRSSRVNYEALKILNEELLSMLFYFQDSLQSLSNSGNAFHVKLVHYFIYLICIPVKLVGMSMSFKQRMHMQHA